The Thermoleophilum album genome contains a region encoding:
- a CDS encoding exopolysaccharide biosynthesis polyprenyl glycosylphosphotransferase, with the protein MTDATRTRSRERHKLAPGYPALGQPPLRRALARTSFYRRLLLVVGDVAAVLIWVGLLASVTGRAPTLPVWFAGAGLVPLVAKLAGLYAREPLVLNHATLDEVPRIAAVAAVVVLALGASLGVSSGAPGLAAGAALVASVAVARLAVRRAGRALTAPERVLVVGDGPAYALLKRKVNGDPRLNVALVGRLGRESEPRAIADRRLGAPNDLEAVALTRHIDRVVLAPGELAAGELDDLLRRAHALGVRISLLAPVPAAAGSAAVTDDLGGQVLIGLREFGIGPCGRVAKRLFDVALAGALLILLAPLMGLIALAIKCSSRGPVLFRQIRVGKDGRRFEIFKFRTMFEGADELKPLLSALNQAAPLFKIANDPRTTPVGRLLRRYSLDELPQLFNVLRGEMSLVGPRPLICEEDRLFNGWQRSRYAVAPGITGPWQILGSSRVPLSDMVAIDYLYCANWSLWQDLKILLRTLRYVLSRQSGEHIGTRR; encoded by the coding sequence ATGACCGACGCGACCCGCACCCGCAGTCGGGAACGGCACAAGCTCGCCCCCGGTTATCCGGCGCTCGGCCAGCCGCCTCTGCGCCGTGCGCTCGCGCGAACCTCCTTCTATCGCCGGCTGCTGCTCGTCGTCGGGGATGTCGCTGCCGTGCTGATCTGGGTCGGCCTGCTAGCGAGCGTGACCGGCCGCGCACCGACGTTGCCGGTCTGGTTCGCCGGCGCGGGGCTGGTCCCGTTGGTCGCGAAGCTCGCGGGTCTCTACGCCCGCGAACCGCTTGTGCTCAACCACGCGACGCTCGACGAGGTGCCGCGGATCGCCGCCGTCGCGGCCGTGGTGGTGCTGGCGCTGGGCGCGTCGCTCGGCGTGTCATCGGGGGCCCCGGGGCTCGCGGCGGGGGCGGCCCTCGTCGCCAGCGTCGCCGTCGCGCGCTTGGCCGTGCGGCGCGCCGGGCGCGCCTTGACGGCTCCTGAGCGGGTGCTCGTCGTGGGCGACGGACCCGCCTACGCGCTGTTGAAACGCAAGGTGAACGGGGATCCACGACTGAACGTCGCTTTGGTCGGCCGACTCGGGCGGGAGTCCGAGCCGCGCGCGATCGCGGATCGCCGGCTAGGCGCACCCAATGACCTCGAAGCGGTGGCGCTGACGCGACACATCGACCGCGTCGTTTTGGCTCCGGGTGAGTTAGCTGCCGGCGAGCTCGACGATCTTCTGCGCCGCGCACACGCGCTCGGCGTACGGATTTCGCTACTTGCGCCGGTTCCCGCCGCGGCCGGCAGCGCAGCGGTCACCGACGATCTCGGCGGTCAGGTCCTCATCGGTTTGCGCGAGTTCGGGATCGGGCCGTGCGGGCGTGTTGCCAAGCGCCTGTTTGACGTAGCCCTGGCCGGCGCGCTCCTGATCCTGCTGGCGCCCCTCATGGGACTGATCGCGCTGGCTATCAAGTGCAGCTCGCGCGGGCCCGTGCTGTTCCGACAGATCCGCGTCGGCAAAGACGGCAGGCGATTCGAGATCTTCAAGTTCCGCACGATGTTCGAAGGAGCTGATGAGCTCAAGCCTCTGTTGAGCGCCCTCAACCAGGCTGCGCCGCTCTTCAAGATCGCCAACGATCCGCGGACCACTCCGGTCGGGCGGCTGCTCCGGCGTTACTCGCTCGACGAGCTGCCGCAACTTTTCAACGTCCTGCGCGGCGAAATGAGCTTGGTTGGTCCGCGTCCCTTGATCTGCGAAGAGGACCGCCTCTTCAACGGCTGGCAACGCAGTCGCTATGCGGTCGCCCCGGGCATCACTGGGCCCTGGCAGATCCTCGGCTCAAGCCGCGTGCCGCTGAGCGACATGGTCGCGATCGATTACCTGTACTGCGCGAACTGGTCGCTCTGGCAGGACCTGAAGATCTTGCTGCGCACGCTTCGCTACGTGCTGAGCCGGCAAAGCGGCGAGCACATCGGCACTCGCCGCTGA